A window of Gambusia affinis linkage group LG03, SWU_Gaff_1.0, whole genome shotgun sequence contains these coding sequences:
- the srp19 gene encoding signal recognition particle 19 kDa protein: protein MAHLTENPADKERFICVYPIYINSKKTLAEGRRIPTEKAVENPSCAEIRDVLTAAGMNVYVENKMHPREWNRDVQFRGRVRVQLKQTDGSLCQDKFRSRKDVMFYVAEMIPKLKTRTQKSGGSDSSTQQGEGGKKSKKKKK from the exons ATGGCTCATCTGACTGAAAACCCCGCTGATAAAGAAAG GTTCATCTGCGTCTATCCCATCTACATCAACAGCAAGAAGACGCTGGCGGAGGGACGCCGGATCCCCACAGAGAAg GCGGTGGAGAACCCGTCCTGCGCAGAGATCCGTGACGTTTTGACGGCTGCAGGGATGAACGTCTACGTGGAG AACAAGATGCATCCCAGGGAGTGGAACCGGGACGTCCAGTTCAGAGGTCGGGTCAGAGTCCAGCTGAAGCAGACGGACGGCAGTCTGTGTCAGGACAAGTTCAGATCCC GGAAGGACGTGATGTTCTACGTCGCTGAGATGATCCCCAAACTAAAGACTCGAACCCAGAAGAGCGGAGGAAGTGACAGCAGCACCCAGCAGGGCGAGGGGGGCAAGaagagcaagaagaagaagaaatga
- the LOC122827956 gene encoding uncharacterized protein LOC122827956, with product MDPQNEADPVSRTSRTSRTAPSPDGPLVEFDQQQIVMLADDEVVRTAAASLYHKHPAVSSLHAVRPQHGVRQVKGQAAPLSERSSLVLVGHGAREPSGEMRISGYSYRDVARIIQSGSRIGQKIQTTAVVACGVGSDRRFPRALLQTLHEAGLETELHLWKTAVQVAETGDVLSQDGARWRSGDHSKKLVLTVGPTGEIRRRDDRRRTGQEVPTNQTALLGNGDDELNFREQWPTAIRSFIDNNVYEKVVSYLTGSQDVQQKHVNQVRETFRILQGLTWGFFYPDPPRGGAAAQPLRGVKDSDLDRFIIGRRDEQGNVVWLDNNGKDDVLQRCYMIETGSDIRNIIRHLAKDGKNPESFLLISDWLFLVQPESLYVHPIGKRIKENEDDGIGNAVKKLIQLQNKEGKERYENIKKNIQDSARKSFVYNVRKIFQNQSVYLDYTPELFSVWYFTASVITESARNFRTFPLTLMALSMNDSRLWFDPNYITMADGGSWLNKPQRGFSGSAEGYPEKLASLLGREYTVMRTWQQSDVVNQQDECMVMATAAKDLKVFGEQEMNNFIVHCRKFVDDVKKQQNLPSASGSFQHQSREKVQHSA from the coding sequence ATGGATCCTCAGAACGAAGCCGACCCGGtttccagaacctccagaacctccagaaccgcCCCGAGTCCAGATGGTCCCCTGGTCGAGTTTGACCAGCAGCAGATCGTCATGTTAGCAGACGATGAGGTGGTGagaacagctgcagcttctctctACCACAAACATCCAGCGGTCAGTTCGCTTCACGCCGTCCGTCCCCAGCACGGAGTCcggcaggtcaaaggtcaggcgGCGCCTCTGTCGGAACGCAGCagcctggttctggtgggtcATGGAGCCAGAGAGCCTTCGGGAGAGATGAGGATATCAGGGTACAGCTACCGAGACGTGGCCAGGATCATCCAAAGCGGCTCCAGGATCGGCCAGAAGATCCAAACTACTGCAGTGGTGGCCTGCGGCGTGGGATCGGACCGCCGCTTCCCACGAGCTCTGCTGCAGACGCTGCACGAAGCCGGCCTGGAGACGGAGCTGCACCTGTGGAAGACCGCCGTCCAGGTGGCGGAGACGGGAGACGTCCTGAGTCAGGACGGAGCGCGGTGGAGATCTGGAGATCACAGCAAGAAGCTGGTTCTGACCGTCGGCCCGACCGGAGAGATCAGGAGGAGGGACGACCGCCGCCGCACCGGGCAGGAAGTTCCCACCAATCAGACGGCGCTGCTGGGGAACGGAGACGATGAGCTGAACTTCAGAGAACAATGGCCAACAGCAATAAGAAGCTTCATTGATAACAACGTCTATGAGAAAGTCGTTTCATATCTAACAGGTTCACAAGATGTTCAACAAAAACACGTCAACCAAGTCAGAGAAACCTTCAGGATCCTCCAAGGTTTGACGTGGGGATTTTTTTACCCAGACCCCCCTCGTGGCGGCGCTGCAGCACAACCACTAAGGGGAGTAAAGGATTCAGACCTGGACAGGTTCATCATAGGGAGGAGAGACGAGCAGGGAAACGTTGTCTGGTTGGACAACAACGGTAAAGACGATGTTCTCCAGAGATGCTATATGattgaaacaggaagtgacatcagaaACATCATCCGTCACTTGGCAAAGGACGGAAAGAATCCTGAATCCTTCCTGCTGATCAGTGATTGGCTGTTCCTGGTCCAACCAGAAAGTCTGTATGTTCACCCAATAGGAAAGCGGATCAAAGAGAACGAAGACGACGGTATAGGCAACGCTGTGAAAAAGCTGATTCAGCTGCAAAACaaagagggaaaagaaagatatgaaaacattaagaaaaacatccaggATTCCGCCAGGAAGTCTTTTGTTTATAACGTGAGGAAAATTTTCCAGAATCAGTCCGTCTACTTGGACTACACACCGGAGTTGTTTTCAGTCTGGTATTTCACAGCTTCAGTCATCACTGAATCTGCCAGGAACTTCCGGACGTTTCCTTTGACCCTCATGGCTCTGAGCATGAATGACAGCAGGCTCTGGTTCGACCCAAACTACATCACCATGGCGGACGGCGGCAGCTGGCTGAACAAGCCGCAGCGGGGCTTCAGCGGCTCGGCGGAGGGATACCCGGAGAAACTGGCCTCACTGCTGGGGAGAGAGTACACGGTGATGAGAACCTGGCAGCAGAGTGACGTGGTGAACCAGCAGGACGAGTGCATGGTCATGGCTACAGCTGCAAAAGACCTCAAAGTGTTCGGGGAGCAGGAGATGAATAACTTCATAGTTCATTGCAGAAAATTTGTTGATGAtgtgaagaagcagcagaatctCCCATCAGCGTCTGGCAGCTTCCAGCATCAGAGCAGAGAAAAGGTCCAACATTCAGCCTGA